The genomic window CGAGCTTCAGATGCGCCTGCACCAGTTCCGGCGGAGTTGCTGCCATCCAGGTGTCGAGAGAGAAGTCGACAAAGCGATCGCTCTTGAACGTTTCGAGGAATCTGAACGGGGTCGAGCCGGTGTTCTCAAGGTAGTGGCCCATCGCGACCGGCACGTAACCGACATCGCCGGCCCGCAGATCGAATGTGCGCGCCTGCCCCTGGCCGGCAAACACGCCCAACCGTGCCTGCCCCTCGATGACGTAGAGCCACTCGTCTCCATTGGGATGCCAGTGCAGTTCGCGCAATCCACCGGGATTGACTTCGACCAGTGCCGCGGCGGTCGTGGTGTTGATCGGGAACAAACGGGAATCGTTGATCCGCACCGTTCCGCTCTTCGTCTGGATCGGCACCTGTTCCATCAGCCGCCACGTGTAGCTCGTCTCCGCCGCCTTCGCGCCCGGAATGCCTTCAGAGTTGAGCGACCCCGGCAACGGAGCCTGGAAAATATAGCGCTCGCTTTCATCCGGTGTGTGGCCGAACAGGGAGGCGGGCATTCCGAAATTCTTGCCCAGCACATCGGTCGGTACGCGCTTGAACCAATCGTTGAGCAGGAAGGTGTTGTCTTCGTCGAAATCGCCGTCGTCAAAAACGAGAAGGAATTCGCAGCCATCGGGACCGAGGCCCTGGATCGAGTGCGGGGTTCCGCCCGGAAAGAACCAAAGGTCGCCGACACCGACGTCATCGACAAAATAACGCCCCTCGGAATCGACGGCCGTAACGCGAGCCTTGCCATAAAGCATGTAGGCCCATTCTGATGCCTTGTGCCAATGCAACTCACGCACGCCGCCGGCGTTCAGGCGCATGTTCACTCCGGCAATGGACTTGGCAACGGCCAGCTCACGCTGCGTAACCTGACGGGTCCAGCCGCCCGGCTCGAGCCGCATATGAGCATCGGAAAACGAGAAGCGCAGATTTGGCAAGGTGCCGTGATCGGTCGAGGGCGGTACCAACAGATCCGGGTTCTGCTGATCCCGCATCAGATTGCGCGGGCCGGGATCGGTGCCGCCGTGACCCGGCCGCTGTGGCTGAGGAATCGCACCGCCGGCGGTTTGCGCGTGCGCGAGAGCAGTGCTCGTGAGAAGCCCCCCGGCAGCGGCTGCTGCCAACATATGTCGACGGGAAATAGTATCCATGCTCCGTGTCCCATGTTCGAGGTTACGAATGCTGCTGGCGCACGGCACCCGCGACCGAGATCTCCGAGCATCGTCCGACAGAAGCGGTTTTCACGCGGTAGATGCAGAACGCGATGCGCGACTGCGAACAACGAGTTGGGATTACCCCGCTGTCGGCGCAATTGAAGAGATCGCAGGAGCACCGTGCAGCAGCTTCATGCGCCGTCGGCGCGACGTCGAGGCGGATGAGAGGCAAGATTACAAATTGTCGCCATCTCACGGACCGCATTGTTTATTCCCGCTACGTCAAGATCGCGATGTCGCATCAACTGTTGATGTTTGATCGCTTCGCGATGCGGCGGCTCATAGCGAGGTGAACGAAATCGTTACCTTCCGAGGAATAGGAGTCACGGCGGCGTGAGATCCTCGCGCGTGTTGATTCTGATCACGCGCGGCGCACTCTATGAGTATTCAGCAACCGCCAGATGATGCTTAACTGTCCCGCAAGGACAACGCATCGTGAGTCTCTCCGCAACCGTGTTGCGTACTCAATAAATGGCGAGTCGAGGAGAACACCAAGCCGGCAAGTGAACGAGGTGTTCGGACTCGGTTAGCGATCGCCCTTTTTTGACGGCATCCTCGCTTATTGCGCGGCTTCAAGCACCCCTACCGGAGCTGTCCTGATCAGATAATCGAACGCCGAGAGCGACGCCTTGGCGCCCTCTCCCATGGCGACGATGATCTGCTTATAGGGTACCGTCGTGGCATCGCCGGCGGCGAACACGCCGGGGATCGTCGTTTGGCCCTTCGCATCGATCTCGATCTCACCACTGGTGTTCATCGCGACCGTTCCTTTCAGCCAATCGGTATTTGGCACGAGGCCGATCTGGACAAACACACCATCGAGATCCAGACGATGAGGACCGTTGTTGTCTCGTTTTATATAGGACAGACCCGTGACCTTCTGGCCATTGCCATGAATTTCCGACGTCCGGGCCGAGGTGACGACCGTTACGTTGTGCAGCGAGTAGAGCTTGTTCTGCAGCACGGCGTCGGCGCGCAGGTTGGTATCGAACTCGATCAGGGTGACGTGTGAGACGATGCCTGCCAGATCGATTGCGGCTTCCACGCCGGAATTACCGCCACCCACGACGGCCACGCGTTTGCCCTTGAACAGAGGACCGTCGCAATGTGGGCAATAGGCCACGCCCTTGTTGCGATACTCGTCTTCACCGGGAACGTTCAACTGTCGCCACCGGGCGCCGGTTGACAGAATGATGGTGCGCGACGTCAGTGCCGCGCCGCTCGCCAGTTCAACCTGTATCAAACCATCAGGGTCAGTAGACGGGACCAGACGAACGGCGGTCTGCATGCCGATGATATCGACATCATGGGACTTTACCTGCTGCTCCAGAGTCGCAGCGAGCTTCGGCCCTTCGGTGTGCGGGACCGAGATCAGATTCTCGATCGTCATGGTGTCCAGCACTTGCCCGCCCAGCCGCTCGGCGATCATGCCGGTGCGGATTCCCTTGCGCGCGGCATAGACGGCAGCCGCGGCGGCCGCAGGCCCGCCACCGACGACGAGCACATCGAATGGGGCCTTGTCGGCGATCTTCTGCGCGGCGCGCTCAATGCTGCGTGTGTCGAGCTTCGCCACGATCTCTTCGAGGCTCATACGCCCCTGCGCGAAGGGCTCGCCGTTGAGAAAGACCGAGGGAACGGCCATGACCTGACGCTTCTCGACTTCGTCCTGGAAAAGCGCGCCGTCGATGGCGACGTGCTTGATCTTCGGATTCAGCACGCTCATGACATTGAACGCCTGCACGACGTCAGGGCAGTTCTGGCACGAGAGGGAAAAGTAGGTCTCGAAACTGTAGTCGCCATCGAGGTCCTTGATCGTCTCGATGAGTTCGGGCGCCTCCTTGGGCGGATGACCGCCGACCTGCAGCAACGCCAGAATCAGCGAATTGAATTCGTGCCCCATTGGCAGGCCAGCAAAGCGCACGCTGATGTCCGTTCCGGTCCGGCGGATGGAAAAGGATGGCGTGCGGACATCATTCTGATTGGGGGCCAGCGTGATCTTGTCAGAAAGGGATGCGATTTCCTCCAGCAGACTGCGCAATTCGGCGGACTTAGCGTCATCGTTAAGAGAGGGAACGAGTTCGATTGGCCGCGTGATCCGTTCGAAATAGGACCGGACCTGATTTTTCAACGATGCGTCCAACATAAGGCAGCTCCAGAGAAAGCTTTCGCGTCATTCCGACGGATGAACAGTTCAAGAAAGACGCGGCACACGTGCCGCGCTTGGTCAGGCCGGCTGGGAAGCCGGCCTGAGTTTTTGTATGGATAGAGACGCGGGAGATTCAGGTGGATTAGATCTTGCCGACGAGTTCCAGCGACGGAGCAAGCGTCTGCTCGCCTTCCTCCCACTTGGCCGGGCAAACCTCTCCCGGATGCGCCGCCACGTATTGGGCCGCCTTGATCTTCCGGAGAAGTTCCCGCGCATCGCGGCCGATGCCGCCAGCGGTGATCTCGACGATCTGAATCTTGCCCTGAGGGTCCACGACAAACGTGCCACGATCGGCTAGGCCAGCTTCCTCGATCAGGACTTCAAAGTTGCGGCTGATCGTGCCGGTTGGATCGCCCACCATCGGGTATTGGATCTTCCCGATTGCCGGCGAGGTGTCGTGCCAGGCCTTGTGGGAGAAGTGCGTATCGGTGGAGACACTATAGATCTCGACACCCAGCTTCTTGAATGCGGCGTAGTTATCCGCCAGATCCTCAAGCTCCGTCGGACAGACGAATGTGAAATCAGCGGGATAGAAGAAGACCACCGACCATTTGCCCTTGAGGGTTGCGTCAGTCACCTCGAAGAACTTGCCGTTCTGATAAGCCGTTGCTTTAAAAGGCTTAATTTCCGTATCAATCAAAGACATACCGTTTTCCTTCTGCACCGGCGAGGTGACCGCGACGGTCACGCTTGGACTTTTCGCAAGTGCGTTTCGCGCATGCGAAACACTGTTTAGACGTGCAGAATAATCGGCAGAAGTAGGAAATTTCCATTGCAGTGATCGAAAACTTCGATAACTGTCCCTCCAATGCACCCTGCCCCTACGTTGCGTCAGCTCCGGTTCCTGGTCGCCGTCACCGACCAATGCCATTTCGGCCGAGCAGCGCAGGACTGCCTTGTGACCCAATCGACGCTGAGCGCAGGTATCCAGGACATGGAAGATCTGCTCGGGGTTCGCCTGCTGGAACGCACGCGTCGTTCCGTAGCGCCCACAGTCATCGGAAAAGAAATCGCTGAGCGGGCGCGAGAAATCCTCAGACATGTCGAGGATCTGACCCATCTTGCCAGGGCGGCTCAGGATCCCATGTCGGGACCGCTGGTGCTCGGAGTTATTCCCACGATCGGCCCCTTTTTAGTGCCGCGCGTCATGCCAGCGCTGCGCGAAGCCTTTCCGAAGCTGAAGCTCTATCTTCACGAGGAGCAGACGGCCCGTCTCCTGGAACAGCTCGACGCGGGCGAAATCGATGCCGCTATCATCGCGCTGCCCTATGCTCTGAACAGCGTGGAAATTGCGGAGATTGGACTGGACCCTTTCTGGGTGGTCTGTCCGTCCGACCATCGGCTGGCTCGGGCTGGAGTCGTCAATCTGCGCGACATTGCTGCGGAGGATGTCCTTCTTCTCAAGGAAGGGCATTGCATGCGGGACCACGCACTGGCGGCGTGCTCCCTTGAAGGTGCGCGCCGGAACACCGCATTCCAGGGCACCAGCCTTTATACGCTTGTGCAGATGGTCGCGAATGGTCTTGGCGTCACCCTGCTGCCTCAGATGGCGTTGGATTCCGGCATTCTGCGCGGCCTTCCGCTTTCCGTCGTGCCGTTCGAAGGCGAGGCGCCATTGCGGCGAATCTGCCTCGTTTGGCGCCGCGCGATGGGACGCAAGGAAACATTCCAGAACCTCGCCAATGGCCTTAGGCGAATGTGGTCCTAAAATCGGCCTGCTGATTGCTTCCCATAGGTTGGCCTAGAAAGACGGCCCGGCGGTGAAATTGAAAGGCTGCACCACATCGTAGGCGGCCTTGCTAAGCGGCACCGCGTAGCTCGCCGTGAGTGCGCCAAATGGCGACGCCCAGGTCAAGCCGACGCCGACCGAAGAGCGCACGATATTAGAATTAGCAATCTGCGCCGTCTGGCCGGAGAAGGTGGTCGGCCCTTTATAGCCGAAGACGCTGCCGGCATCGACAAAGGCTGACGCCTTGAGGCCGTATTCATTGGGAACGCCCGGGATTCCGGTCTGCAGTTCACCGGTGGTGGCCCAGTACATACTTCCGCCGACATTGTCCATCGTCGAGCCGGCGGTCAGGTCGCGCGGACCAAAACCGCTTGGTGCAAAACCGCGCACCATGCTGGGACCGCCGAAAAAGCTGTTCATCAGCGGCACCTGTTGGCCGCCCCAGCCAGTGATGTAGCCGCCTTGTCCGCGGACCATGGCGACGAGGTCGTTGCCAAGCGACCGGTAATAGCGCACGTCCTCCGACGTCCGCAGGAACTTTACGTCACCGCCCAACCCCGCCAGATCCTGTCGAAGCTGTGAGTTGATGCCGCTGGTCGGCAGCTTGTTGTTGTCGAGCGTGTTGTAAGAGACGGTATCGCCGACCGCCGAGACGAGCTGCCGCCCGGCCGCCGCAGCATCTCGGACTGGCAGCGACACCGTCGCGCCCGATGCGTTCGGTGACAGCGAAACTTTCTGATCATAAAGCCCGTAGCGCCACAGAACGCTGGTCTGTTCAGTGATCGGCGTGCCCAGCGAGAGATTCATGCCATAGGCGTCGCTGCCATAGGATTGGTAGGGACTGGCAAAGCTCTGCCGGTAGAACAGTTCGCCTCCCGCCGAGACGTGATTGCCGAAGATATCGGGATTGGTGGCCGACAGCGCCGCGCCCTGCGCGTACTGGCCGTAACTCACCGTCGCCTGCACGGCATTCCCCGTGCCATAGAAATTGCGATCGCCGACCTTGACCTCCGCCAGCAGCCCATCGACGGTCGAGTAGCCGCCGGAAACAGAAAGGTCGCCGGTCGCTTGGTCGACAGCCTCGACGTCGAGCACGACGCGATCGGATACCGAACCGGGCTTCGTCGTGATCTTGACTGTCTTGAAGTAGTTCAAGTTCTTCAGCCGCCGCTCGGCGCGGTCGATCAGCGTCTTGTTGTAGGCGTCGCCCTCGGCGACATCGAATTCGCGTCGGATCACGTAGTCGCGGGTGCGCGTATTGCCGTGAATCTCGATACGCTCGACATAGCTTCGCCTGCCCTCGTCAATCACGAACGTCACATCGATGCGGCGAGCCTCCGCATTTCGGACTGTGCGCGGCACGGCATGCGCGAAGGGGTAGCCGAGCTTCGCCATTTCGATGGCGAGCGCTTCGCTGGTCTTGTCCAGCGCGCTACCGTCGAACACCGCACCGCTGCGAGCCAACAGCAAGCGGCGGAGCTTTTCTGTCTCCAACCCCGGCACGTTGCAGGCAATGCCGATGTCGCCGAAATGATACGACTGTCCTTCGTCGATCGTGAACGTCAAGGTGAACCCCTTGGCGGCGGGATCGTACTCTGCCCGCGGATCCGCGACGCTAACGTCGGCATAGCCATGGTTGCGATAATACTTCCGCAGTTGCTCTCGGTCGTCGTTGACGCGATCGGGGTCATAGACGTCGCTGCCGGTCAGGAAGGTCAGCAGCGACGACGCCGAGGTCTTGATCACCGCGTTGAGCTGGCGGTTGCCGAAGGCGTGGTTGCCGACGAAATTGATCGTCTTCACCGGGGTCTTTTTGCCTTCGGTGATGGAGTAAACGAGATCGACCCGGTCGCTGCCGCGGTCGATGATCTGCGGCACCACGCTGACATCGTTGCGTCCGGCGTGGCGGTAAGCCTCCAAGATCCGGCCGACATCCTCCTGCACGGTTGCTCGCTGCAACGAGCCGCGCGCCTTGGATTGGACGACGGCGGTAAGGTCGGCATCTTTGATTTTCTTGTTGCCCTCGAAGGCGACGCGTTCGAGCACCTTGGCTTCGGTCAGATGCACAATAAGCCCCGCGCCGGCGCGCTCGATCTTCACATCGTCGTACAGGCCGGTGGCGATCAGTGCCTTGAGGGCCGCATCGCGCGCGACCTCATCATAGCGCCCGTCTGCGTTGGGACGGAAATAGGAGCGGACGCTATCGCTGTCGGTGCGGCGATTGCCCTCGACGGTGATGGTTTCGCGTGCGGCGGAACCGTTCTCAGCGGCGAAGGTCGGCGCCACAGACAGGCCGGCTGTCACCGCAGCAAGCAGCACTGCCGCAGTAACATGCGACCGGCCGCATCGCCGGCCGGAGGCCTTACCTTTGCTCGTCACGTCCGCCTGTCCCTTATTGACAGGGCCGATCGAATTGCCTGGGCGGGGCAAAAGAATGTCGGAGACTGGGAGAGTTGCGGGCCAATCATTAGCTCCGCCGCAATTTCGACGCGTTGCCGAACCGTCCGCTCCCTAAATCATTCGCATAGCTGCTTCAAATACTTATTAGCCAAACGGCAGGCAGGTTCGTTGCCGTCGACCTTCTAAGGCCGCGAACGCCTAGTGTGGTGGTTCAGAGGTTCGCTTCATTTTCTCCGCGCGTCGTTCAAGCGAACTTCTGAACCTGAACCACACTAGAATCATAGGATTGCTAGTGTCCTTTCGAATCCGAGGTTCGCTACGGGATGCGCTCCATTATGAGGCGAACTTCGGATTCAGGACACTAGCGGGAGCTTCACATGCGTATCGTCACCCTCGCAGCCATTTCCTTCTTCCTGAGCCAGTGCGTCTCAGCCACGGCCGCCCCGGAGATCGATCCGCGCGCCTCGCTCGGCGTGGTCCAGCAGTGGATCTACAATTACCGCGCCAAGCCCGACTACGCCCGTGTGCCGGCCGCAGTGCGCGTCCTGTTCCACTCGCAGACTTTCCGGGAGCCAGAGAATGCCGGGATCTATCTCGGCTTCATTGCGGGAGCGATCGGATCGAAGCCCGCCAAGGCCGAACAGCTTGTCAAAAGCTTCTTTCCGGTACCGCCGGAGGACGAATGGGTGATCGTCCGTGCCATCGCTTATTCGGGGCTGCCTGACTGGCGGAATCTGCTGCGCAGGATCGCGCCGAAAATGCCGGCGCGCCGCGCGATGATCAACGCTTATCTCTCCAGCAAGCTGCCAACGCTGTCCGAAATTCCGCTGGAGCAGACAAAGCCGGGTATGCTCGACAAGCTGCGCGGCGTCTTCACCAAAAATCCTTTTGCCAAGGAAGAGAAGAAGCTCGACATGACGCTCACCTATGCTGGCAATCAGGATCTGCTGGACACACTATGGGGCTACTACTTCGCGACGGGCTCGCATCTGCCGATCTACCGCATCATGCAGATGCTGCCCTGGTCGAAAAGCCGCGACACCGTCGACAAGCTGACGGTCGGCAGCATGGCGCGCTACACGCTCTCAAGCTATGCGGTTCGTGACGCGAGCTTGCGCGAATTCCTGCGCAGCGAGTTGCCGAAACAACCTGCGGCGATCAAGGGACCGCTCGCGGAAGTGATCGAGGCAGCTGACACCGTGCAGCTCGCAGCCGTGCGCAAGGATGCGCTTGCCGCGGTGGAAGAGCTCAAGACCAAGGGATCGGACGCGCGGCGCAATCTTGATTTCTGGGGCCAGGTCGGCGTGGGCGCAGTGGCGCTCGGCTGTGTGTCGGCGGCAGCGCTCGGCCAGGTCGCAGTCGGCATCCCCTGCATCATCGGTGGCTCTGCCTCCCAGGGCCTGCTGTCTTTCTGGGAAAAGCAGCAGTGATCAGCCCAAATTAGCAGCTCCACTCATTTTTATGTCCGCTAAAACCAGCTTGGTCTAACCAACGAGAGGCGCGAGCGACCAGAGCGAGCGAAGTTGGCTACCTCGTGGTCCGGTTCTCACGTTCGCATCCCGCTTTGGTGGGCACTGTTGCGAACGTGAGAATCGAAGGACCACGAGCAGCTATATAATTCGAGTGGAGCTCGGGATTTAACGTTCGCATCGCGAACTCGCGGCAAGCAGGGGCGAACGTCAAATCCGCTCCACTCGTTCGCGTGAAGAAAACGCGTCAAAACAAGAATTGAGCTTCGGTTCTGATTCAATCAGAACCGAATATGCTCTACTCGTCCCGCCTCTCTTGTTGCCCGGGTTTGAAATTTACCTGCTCTCATCGCGACGCGAAACGATCGATCATCACTGACAAAACGACAGCGAGGCCTACTCCCGGAGCTTACGCTGCATGCTCCGCCCTCTTCTTCCGGCCTCGACCCAAGCGTTTCTTGGCCGCCTCGCGCATGCGCTGGAAGATGACGTAGAGCATCGGGATCAGGAAGATTCCGATCGAACTCGCTGCGAGCATACCGCCGAATACGGCCGTACCGACACCGCGACGGCTGAGCTGGGCGGCGCCGGTGGCGAACACCAGCGGCACCAGTCCGAGAATGAAAGCGATCGATGTCATCATCACTGCGCGGAAGCGCATCTGCGCGCCGAGAATGGCCGCACGTTCAATCGTCTCGCCCGCCTCGCGCTGCTCCTTGGCGAATTCAACGATCAGGATGCCGTTCTTCGCCGCCAGGGCGATCAGGACGACCAAACCGATCTGGCCATAGAGGTCCAGGCTTAAGCCAGAAAGCTTGATGGCGACGTAGGACCCCAGAACACCGATGACAACCGAAAGCAAAACCGGGATTGGAATGGTCCAGCTTTCGTAGAGCGCGACGAGGAAGAGATAGGCGAACAGCACGGCGAGCGACATGATCAGGCCGGTCTGGCCCGAAGCCGCTTGCTCCTGATAGGCGGTGCCGGTCCATTCAAAACTGTATCCCGGCGGCAACGTTTTCCCGGAAACCTCAGCCATCGCCGCGAGTGCCGTACCGGACGACACGCCGGGCGCCGGACCGCCGTTGATCGTGATCGCGCGGTAGTTGTTATAGCGCGTGATCACCTGCGGCCCGGTCTGGAACTTGAGGCTGGCGATCGAACGAATTGGGACCATCTGCCCCGTATTGTTGCGTACGTAGATCTGCCAGATATCGGGAATATCTCTGCGGTTGCTCGCATCGCCTTGGACGTTCACCTGCCAGGTACGGCCCAGCATGTTGAAGTTGTTGACGTAGATTCCACCTAGCGTCGCCTGCAACGCAGTGAAGACGTCACTCATGTTGAGACCGAGCGCCTGCGCCTTGGCGCGATCGATGTCGAGATAAAGCGAAGGGTTGCTAGCTGTGAACGTCGAGAAGACGCGCGTCATGCGCGGATCCGCGTTGGCCGCGGCGATGAGCCCGCCCATCACGCTGCTCATCGCTGAGGGATCCTGGCCCTCAAGTGCTTCGAGAACGTATTCGAAACCACCTCCCGTGGAGAGACCAATGATCGGTGGCAGATTGAACGCGACGACATTAGCATCACGGATCTGCTGTCCCGCACCGAACACCTTGCGGATCACCGCCTGCGCGGAATCGACCGCTGCCGTTCGATCAGCGAAGGGCTTCATTCGCGCGACAACGAAGGCGTTGTTCGGCAGGTTGCCACCGTCGAGCAGCGAAAAGCCGATGATCGAGAGGGTGTGCTCGATCGACGGAATTCCTTTTAAGATGTTCTCGACACGCTTGGTCACCTCGCTGGTGCGCGCCACGGATGCACCGTCCGGCAACTGCACCATCACGAAGAACGCCCCCTGATCCTCTTCCGGGATGAAGCCGGTCGGCGTCAGGCGTGATATTCCAAAAATGCCGCCGGCAAACACCGCAACCGCGACCAACGCAAAGATCGCAACACGCAACAGGCGCCGGACCGCCCCGGCATAGCGGTCGCGTGTCCAGTCGATCGCGCCCAGCACCTTCGCCATGAAACCGCGTCGCGGACCGTGATGCGGACGCAGGAATACCGCGCAGAGTGCCGGCGACAGTGTCAACGCGTTCAGCGCGGAGATCAGCATCGCTGCACTGATGGTGACGGCAAATTGACGGAATAGTGTGCCCGAGATGCCGGGAATAAACGCCACAGGCACGAACACGGACAACAGCACCAACGTGATCGCAATAATGGGCGCCGTAATCTGCGCCATCGCCTTCTTGGTGGCTTCGGCCGGAGACAAGTCCGGCTCCTCCTCCATGACGCGTTCGACGTTTTCGACCACGACGATCGCATCGTCGACCACGATGCCAATCGCGAGCACCATCGCGAGCAAGGATACCGTGTTCGCCGAGTACCCCATTGCCAGTAGGACAGCGAAGGCACCGATGAGGCTGACGGGCACTGCAACGGTTGGAATAATGGTGGCCCGGAGACTGCCCAGGAACAGATACACCACGATGACCACGAGCACGAACGCTTCGCCGAGCGTCTTCAGAACTTCAAAAATGGTGTCGGTGACGAATGTCGTGGTGTCAAATTGAACCAGATACTTCATGCCTTGAGGAAAGCGAGAAGACAGGTTCTGCAGCGTTTTCTGAACGGCGGCGGCGGTCGTCACCGCGTTGGCGCCCGGCGCGAGGTAGATACCGATGCCGACGCCGGGACGGCCGTCAATGCGGGATTCGCTGTCCAGATTCTGGGCGCCGATCTCAACCCGGGCGACATCCTTCACGCGCAGCAACGAACCATCTGGATTGGCACGCAGGACAATCTCTCCAAACTGTTCAGGTGTGGCGAGTCTGCCCTGGGTTTGTAGATTGAACTGGAACTGCTGATCTTCGCTGATCGGTCGCGCACCGATGCGACCTACCGGAGCCTGCACGCTCTGCGCTCGGATCGCGTTGACAACATCGGACGGCGCGAGATTGAGGCTGGTCAGACGTTGCGTATCGAACCAGATCCGCATCGAATAATTCATCTTTGCGAACAGGCTCGCCTGGCCAACGCCAGGCGTACGCGAGATGGCGTCGAGCACATTGACGATCGCGTAGTTCGTAATGAAGATGGGATCCTGATCCTTTGCCTCGCTGTAAAGGATCACGAATTGCAGCACCGCCGATGACTTCTTCTGAACAGTCAGACCCTGGAGCTGGACTTCCGGGGGAAGCTGCGCCAAAGCCGCCTGCACGCGGTTGTTGACGTTCACCG from Nitrobacteraceae bacterium AZCC 1564 includes these protein-coding regions:
- a CDS encoding alkyl hydroperoxide reductase subunit F (product_source=KO:K03387; cath_funfam=3.40.30.10,3.50.50.60; cog=COG3634; ko=KO:K03387; pfam=PF07992,PF13192; superfamily=51905,52833; tigrfam=TIGR03140); this encodes MLDASLKNQVRSYFERITRPIELVPSLNDDAKSAELRSLLEEIASLSDKITLAPNQNDVRTPSFSIRRTGTDISVRFAGLPMGHEFNSLILALLQVGGHPPKEAPELIETIKDLDGDYSFETYFSLSCQNCPDVVQAFNVMSVLNPKIKHVAIDGALFQDEVEKRQVMAVPSVFLNGEPFAQGRMSLEEIVAKLDTRSIERAAQKIADKAPFDVLVVGGGPAAAAAAVYAARKGIRTGMIAERLGGQVLDTMTIENLISVPHTEGPKLAATLEQQVKSHDVDIIGMQTAVRLVPSTDPDGLIQVELASGAALTSRTIILSTGARWRQLNVPGEDEYRNKGVAYCPHCDGPLFKGKRVAVVGGGNSGVEAAIDLAGIVSHVTLIEFDTNLRADAVLQNKLYSLHNVTVVTSARTSEIHGNGQKVTGLSYIKRDNNGPHRLDLDGVFVQIGLVPNTDWLKGTVAMNTSGEIEIDAKGQTTIPGVFAAGDATTVPYKQIIVAMGEGAKASLSAFDYLIRTAPVGVLEAAQ
- a CDS encoding DNA-binding transcriptional LysR family regulator (product_source=COG0583; cath_funfam=3.40.190.10; cog=COG0583; pfam=PF03466; superfamily=53850), giving the protein MSGPLVLGVIPTIGPFLVPRVMPALREAFPKLKLYLHEEQTARLLEQLDAGEIDAAIIALPYALNSVEIAEIGLDPFWVVCPSDHRLARAGVVNLRDIAAEDVLLLKEGHCMRDHALAACSLEGARRNTAFQGTSLYTLVQMVANGLGVTLLPQMALDSGILRGLPLSVVPFEGEAPLRRICLVWRRAMGRKETFQNLANGLRRMWS
- a CDS encoding peroxiredoxin (product_source=TIGR03137; cath_funfam=3.40.30.10; cog=COG0450; pfam=PF00578,PF10417; superfamily=52833; tigrfam=TIGR03137): MGQILDMSEDFSRPLSDFFSDDCGRYGTTRAFQQANPEQIFHVLDTCAQRRLGHKAVLRCSAEMALVGDGDQEPELTQRRGRVHWRDSYRSFRSLQWKFPTSADYSARLNSVSHARNALAKSPSVTVAVTSPVQKENGMSLIDTEIKPFKATAYQNGKFFEVTDATLKGKWSVVFFYPADFTFVCPTELEDLADNYAAFKKLGVEIYSVSTDTHFSHKAWHDTSPAIGKIQYPMVGDPTGTISRNFEVLIEEAGLADRGTFVVDPQGKIQIVEITAGGIGRDARELLRKIKAAQYVAAHPGEVCPAKWEEGEQTLAPSLELVGKI
- a CDS encoding oxalate decarboxylase (product_source=KO:K01569; cath_funfam=2.60.120.10; cleavage_site_network=SignalP-noTM; cog=COG2140; ko=KO:K01569; pfam=PF00190; smart=SM00835; superfamily=51182; tigrfam=TIGR03404), which encodes MDTISRRHMLAAAAAGGLLTSTALAHAQTAGGAIPQPQRPGHGGTDPGPRNLMRDQQNPDLLVPPSTDHGTLPNLRFSFSDAHMRLEPGGWTRQVTQRELAVAKSIAGVNMRLNAGGVRELHWHKASEWAYMLYGKARVTAVDSEGRYFVDDVGVGDLWFFPGGTPHSIQGLGPDGCEFLLVFDDGDFDEDNTFLLNDWFKRVPTDVLGKNFGMPASLFGHTPDESERYIFQAPLPGSLNSEGIPGAKAAETSYTWRLMEQVPIQTKSGTVRINDSRLFPINTTTAAALVEVNPGGLRELHWHPNGDEWLYVIEGQARLGVFAGQGQARTFDLRAGDVGYVPVAMGHYLENTGSTPFRFLETFKSDRFVDFSLDTWMAATPPELVQAHLKLDPQVISALRKTKALVVPE
- a CDS encoding hypothetical protein (product_source=Hypo-rule applied; cleavage_site_network=SignalP-noTM) → MRIVTLAAISFFLSQCVSATAAPEIDPRASLGVVQQWIYNYRAKPDYARVPAAVRVLFHSQTFREPENAGIYLGFIAGAIGSKPAKAEQLVKSFFPVPPEDEWVIVRAIAYSGLPDWRNLLRRIAPKMPARRAMINAYLSSKLPTLSEIPLEQTKPGMLDKLRGVFTKNPFAKEEKKLDMTLTYAGNQDLLDTLWGYYFATGSHLPIYRIMQMLPWSKSRDTVDKLTVGSMARYTLSSYAVRDASLREFLRSELPKQPAAIKGPLAEVIEAADTVQLAAVRKDALAAVEELKTKGSDARRNLDFWGQVGVGAVALGCVSAAALGQVAVGIPCIIGGSASQGLLSFWEKQQ
- a CDS encoding outer membrane protein insertion porin family (product_source=KO:K07277; cath_funfam=2.40.160.50,3.10.20.310; cleavage_site_network=SignalP-noTM; cog=COG4775; ko=KO:K07277; pfam=PF01103,PF07244; tigrfam=TIGR03303; transmembrane_helix_parts=Inside_1_12,TMhelix_13_35,Outside_36_788); translated protein: MTSKGKASGRRCGRSHVTAAVLLAAVTAGLSVAPTFAAENGSAARETITVEGNRRTDSDSVRSYFRPNADGRYDEVARDAALKALIATGLYDDVKIERAGAGLIVHLTEAKVLERVAFEGNKKIKDADLTAVVQSKARGSLQRATVQEDVGRILEAYRHAGRNDVSVVPQIIDRGSDRVDLVYSITEGKKTPVKTINFVGNHAFGNRQLNAVIKTSASSLLTFLTGSDVYDPDRVNDDREQLRKYYRNHGYADVSVADPRAEYDPAAKGFTLTFTIDEGQSYHFGDIGIACNVPGLETEKLRRLLLARSGAVFDGSALDKTSEALAIEMAKLGYPFAHAVPRTVRNAEARRIDVTFVIDEGRRSYVERIEIHGNTRTRDYVIRREFDVAEGDAYNKTLIDRAERRLKNLNYFKTVKITTKPGSVSDRVVLDVEAVDQATGDLSVSGGYSTVDGLLAEVKVGDRNFYGTGNAVQATVSYGQYAQGAALSATNPDIFGNHVSAGGELFYRQSFASPYQSYGSDAYGMNLSLGTPITEQTSVLWRYGLYDQKVSLSPNASGATVSLPVRDAAAAGRQLVSAVGDTVSYNTLDNNKLPTSGINSQLRQDLAGLGGDVKFLRTSEDVRYYRSLGNDLVAMVRGQGGYITGWGGQQVPLMNSFFGGPSMVRGFAPSGFGPRDLTAGSTMDNVGGSMYWATTGELQTGIPGVPNEYGLKASAFVDAGSVFGYKGPTTFSGQTAQIANSNIVRSSVGVGLTWASPFGALTASYAVPLSKAAYDVVQPFNFTAGPSF